Within Oncorhynchus nerka isolate Pitt River linkage group LG8, Oner_Uvic_2.0, whole genome shotgun sequence, the genomic segment CTCGCACTGAAACGGGGGTGTGACACCGACGTAGCATAACTCTGTCCTAACCATTAAATAGTTAGCAGCTAACGTCAGATTACAGTAACCTTAAATCAATTTACTTTAGCTAACTACATCGCTGAAGGTACTTTGCTAACGTTAAGAGATTCACTTTTAAGTCGCCTAAATCTTACTGTGTTAAACTGCCATAAAGCTTTCAAAACGAGCTAGCGACGTAAGCTAAACGTGGCTATTCCACCAAAGGAACGTAGTAACTAACTAGCTTTTTAATTTAGCCGAGTTTCTAGTCATCCTATATAAGGTTAGCTACTAATCTATTTTGAGATTGAGTGAAAGTGTTTTGAAATACATGACGGTTGAAATTGTTAAATGTAGCAAGCTATATTTCCTGGCTAACAGCCCACAAAACAGTCGAAAACGTAAGTTAGCTAGTTAACTTTCATGTTTCTTTTTAGCTACCATTAGCTAAATGAAACTAATGTTATCTAGCCTGTAAAACAAGGCATGCTAAAAATGCTTACCACGAGAAAATACGTCCTCGTCCCATGAAGAAACGACCATTCatgcaacaaacaaaacaaatccCCGTGTAAATGCAATTCAGAAAATATCAATTAATTCGTTAAATATCTTTTTCAACCAAGACATTCATTCTCTTGCAGCAGAAGTTTGAAAATGGCGCCAACGCCTCGCCTCGACAGCTctacacacactggtgacacggagaaaaagggggaaaaaaataaatataaatttcAACGGTCGAATTTTAATTTTTAACAAAATGCATGAGGTGTGTGATCGTTAGCTCAATTCATATTGCTATTCACTTTTGCTTAAAATTGTTCCTAtgatttaattttattttttttgttcaatTTTAATAACCGTCAAAGATTGTTCTAGTCGTAGAGCAGCACGGGAAATTACATAACCGGTTTTGTTTTGAATTTCCAAGCCGGGAAAGGGTGAAATGGGAGGATTTGTCGCCCCCTTGAGTTCACCAATGTATGCCTATGCATTTCACTCCTCAACTAGGCCAGAGATATAGTAGGTCTAGGCCCTAGAGGACATAAAAACAACTTTGACTCGTATGGTAAACTATTTGTTTAACTGCCATTTAATATGCATTAGATATATTTTCAGATGAGAATAGCTGTCTTAAAAGTGTGTAAGCTACTAACATTacgaagttctctctctctttctgtgtgtacAAAGATGGAACTAAGCCTTTCAGTTGGCACCCTGCCTGCTACATTCTCCTGTTTCTTAGATACCTCGCTCAATTGATGGACAATAAATAGCTCTTCGTCCAATGTTGATACTTTTTTCCAGGATCAGAgagtggaggggggagagagagagagagttgcacTGTTGTTTATTTTAGGAGCAATGAAAACATAAATGTCATAAACATGTCtgataaatatatactgtatatgctcCTGTACAAGACCTCTAACAGCCTGTATGATAGGCCCCTGTAATGAGTCAAATGACAATAAGTTGATCTGTTTCAAAGAGATGGAATAGGGCTTGTGAATTTGTGAACATAGTGGATCGAGGGGCTAGATAGTCAGCAACATAGGAAATTCCATAGGGAAATATTATGTTATTAAAAAAAATACGTTTACACAAGTAGTTTTCCATCAATACAGCAGATTCTCTGTACTTACACAACCCAAATGACAGCTTAATAATTTACCCAGAGCTCAGAACTAAAGGCAACAACAATCTTAGGTCTTTACGGTCCGTCAGTCTCACCTCACCATAATTTGAGCAAACGGAAGGACAGAGTAGAGTAAGTTGCAGGATCCATAGTTCCTGACAAGTGCTTGTGACATCACTATAGTCTAGATTCTAGAATGTACAACCCCATTCCATTTTAAATAAAGTAGGTTGTTTTTGTGAATGAGTGGAGAGTATTTCTCAGATTTTAGGGTGTTGTACAATttcttttctctgtgtgtgtgtgtgtttaaacacTCAGCACTACATTAGTTAGGTTGACCTTTGGGTTGAGTTCAGGTGAATAGGGAGATTATTAACATTATTGCTAATCCAATTTGTTTACAAAGGCATGACCATTTTTTACTCTCTCTTTttcacacacatgcgcacacacattcATTTTATTCTTCTCTCCTCGTGAGGGACCTACAAttaatttccattcaaaatcctattttccctaaacctaaccctattgcttaccctaaccttaacatgtAGCCCTAACCCAAACTCCTTactctaaccctaatcctaaccttaaccctaattgcacctctaaccctaaacctaacccctaaacttaaaatagcctttgtccttaTGGGGACGTGGGAAATGTGGCCACATGGGAGAATCTTCCTTGATTTACTGTCCTTgtgggcgcacacacacacacacaattcaacaACACAATCTCATTGGACAGTAGCGTTACATTAAACATGTTTAATCCAGTCATATTTTACACATTTCCAAAATGTCAGACACAAGATGAACAGGAAATAGACCAATACAGTTCTCATCAAGGGCCGTCATCAAAAGATACAATAACAGATACCAAATCTGTCTCTGAGTTTTTTTTTCCTGAGGTATAACTTCCTTCAACTCAACAAATTCATGGcaaattttttttttatacaaaaaaaCTATATAACAGAGTCCATCATTGTTTTGTTATGGTACAGTATCATAATCCTCATCCAGATCTACTCATCAACATTGAATACTGCCAATGATAGTAAGATCATCTCTAATGATCATATCTAATGTCCTTTGTGTCTCCAAACCGTTCCTTTTCACATCCTGAATTCTGCACCCAACCATTTATACTGTTCACAAAGGCCTGCTTCTGAATGAAATCCATGTAATGCAGAAGACTTCCGCCACCAACAACAACTCATCCTATGCCTGCCAGCATTGATCCCCTCGGGATGAATAAAGTCTATCGAATTGAATTGAACTTATTCCACAGTATATCGGACCTTGGATTTGGTCATCCCTCTGAATAAATGTACAGCCGTTTTATTAGTCTCTTTGTTGTTACCCTTGTTATTGGCCATGCCCCCCTTCTCGCCCCTGTCGCCCCCCTCCTCCTCGTCTCCCGCTCTTCCCAGCTTCCTCAACGGCCAGAGGAGCCCATGATGCTGGTTGGCTGCAGTAGTGTCTGGCGGTGGGCAACAGGGGGCGCCACCCCCTTTCTCCTTGgtgaggaagtagaggagtgcgTTGAGCCAGGCATTGAAAGACGCCAGCGGCCGGGTGATCTTATAACACATGGATACCATCGTCATGGTGTGGCACGGGACACCTTTCTTCACTTTCAGGACGAGGAAGATAGTCCTGGTGACATGAAATGGGAAGAAGCAGAGGGCAAAGAGGAGTGTGATGGTGATTATTGTCTTGATGGATTTACGCCGTCGGTGGGCATATGGAGAGTGGGCGCCGAGAACTATCgacatcccctcccctcctccctgaagTCTTCCTCCTCCTACAACTCCAGCTCCATTCCCTCTCATTCCTCCTCCAcgtcccccacctcctcctcccccctctcctctgcctcgctGTGACTGGGGCTGTGAGCGCAGGGTCCGGAATATTGTCAGAACCACATGTGAGTAGCACCAGGCGATGATAGAGAACGGGAGAAAGAACCCTAGAAGATGTAGGATGATTCCATATGGAACATAGTCTTGGAACTCCTTATCGATGGCATCGTCCCAACAGTTCTGATATGTTTCCACCTCCCCAGTACCGTTACTACTAATGGTGCCAGTGTTATTACTGGTAATCGCCATAGCCTCGCCCCCTACACCTCTCATCACGTGGCTCGTTTGGGCAAACCGGAATATGGGGCACGTAAGAGCGAAGACGACcccccacaccaacacacacgtcCCCTTGACCGCTCTCTTAGTCTCCAGTGTGATGGTCCTCATAGGGTAACATATCCCCAGGTAGCGATGGACAGATATACACGTCAGGAAGAATATAGAACAATACAGGTTGAAATAGAACAGAAAGCGGACCAAGCGGCACATGTAGTCCCCAAAGATCCATTGGTCACGCATCACATAGCTAGCCACCAGGAAGGGGAGTGACAACCCGTACATGAAGTCTGTGGAGGCTAGGTTGACCATGTAGATGAGGGAGGCGTTCCAACGCTTGGTGCGTCTGAAGGAACGCCAGAGAATGATAAAGTTGAGGGAGATTGAGAAGAGGAAGGTGAAGGAGTAGCACAGAGGGAGGAAAATGTACTTGTAGGACTCGTCAATGCtgcaggagggagggagcgagggattGACAGAGAAGGAGTTAAGGAGGTGGTGTACTCCTTCAACAATAATGTCATCATTGAGCGCAGGGGCGTCCATcgttgttgttgtcatggtgaCGTTGGGGTGTTTCCGTGTCAGTTGAGATTATGTCTCATCTTCCCATTCTACTGTTCCTTCTGGTTGCCTCTGTTTGATTTCTGAATATCCAATTCCCAGGTTCACTTATGTTGTCTTCACAATTCAAATTCTGTTTAcctggaaagaaagagagagggttgttACAATCACTCATATTAATGAATTTTCATAGTATACTTCCCTGTACAGTGATTTGATATGGGTATAAAGTACATTGAACACAAATACAAGCGCAACATgcccaaatttgtttacatccctattagtggGCATTTTAGCCTTTGTCAATATAATACATCCACTTCATCTACATccgctgattaaacagcatggggacaataaaaggccactctaaaatatgcagttttgtcacacaacacaatgccacaaatgtgtCAAGTTTTGAGGGTATGTGCAAATGTCATGGTgagtgcaggaatgtccaacaaagctgttgccagagaattcaatattcatttctctaccataagccacctccaatgtcattttagagaatttggcagtatatccaaccggcctcacaaccgcagaccacgtgtaaccacacagcccacaacctctacatccgacttcttcacctgcgggatcgtctgatgGGAGGGGGGGCGGCTGCTGAggggtatttctgtctgtaaataaagcccttttgtggggaaaaacgtaTTCTGATTGGCAGGGACTGGCTTCCTATTGAGTGTGAACATAGTCCACTCTCCCTCCCAGgcccattacattacatttacattacatttaagtcatttagcagacgctcttatccagagcgacttacaaattggtgcgttcaccttatgacatctagtggaacagccactttacaatagtgcatctaaatcttttaaggggggggggggggggtgagaaggattactttatcctatccatggctgcgcccctgcccagtcatagaTTGGGGCCTAATTCTTTTAttgcaattgactgatttccttatatgaactgtaactcagaaaaatctttgaaattgtttatatttttgttcagtatatattgaaagcaggtgctaccacacaggtgtggtttctgagttaattaagcaattaacatcccgtcatgcttagggtcatggaAGAAATGCTAGCAGACCATTATTTTGCCTACCAAAGCTATGGCCCCATTGGATGACAATGCTCCCATCCACAGGGCAGGAGTGGTCACTAAAatgtttgatgagcatgaaaacgacgtaaaccatatgccatctcagtcaccagatctcaacccaattgaacacttatgggagattctggagctgcGCCTGGgacagcattttccaccaccgtcaacaaaacacaaaattatggaatttcttgtgtAAGAATGTTGtcccatccctccaatagagttccagtcacttgtagaatctatgccaaggtgcattgaagctgttctggctcgtggtgccccAATGCCCTATTAAGACAATTTATGTTggtattttctttattttgtcagttacctggaAGTCTGGAGTTATATAACTTTTAGCATACTCTAAACCCAgcgtattcaactcttaccctacaaggttcagagcctgctggttttctgttctaccggATAGTTAATTGCACATACCTGGTgttccaggtctaaatcagtccctgaataAAGAGGAACAATGAaaagaaatgcagtggaaatggcTTCGAGGTCCAGCATTGAGTTTGAGGGCTCTAAACGGTCATCGTCATCTTTTTCATTTCTTTTTTTCATTCAACATACACCATGAGGTGTCTTCCCAAGGtactctcccccctccttcccccttgCTGACCGGTGACTCCCCCCAGCCCCTTACACAATCTCCAGTGTTGTTTGCCCTCCTGTGTGTGTTTTGCCCTCCTGTACGACTATATGCTGCTGATTCAGTCTCTTCTCACTCCATTAACTCGACAATCAGTAACTACACTTCCCCTTGTCCTATCAGTCCACCCCCCCCCGTTCATCTTTCGTTTCATTCCCTTCCACCATACAGTGACTCCATATGCATCCACCCATCCATTCCCACCTCCTCTTTGCCCTCATTTTCATACTCTTGATTCATTAACTTGTGTGTCATTGTATTTCTCCTCTTTCGTCTTGTACGTCATTCGTGAACATGTGGGATCGCTTCACATTTGGCCCCCATCGACTGAACTCAAACTCATTCAAGCCCTACTATCCCattatactgtaccatcaccacattgCTATCCCCTTGTCCAGTGCTTTGCACGTGCCCAGTTACGCCCCCCCCACCCGCCCgcccaatatacacacacacacacaagcaggtgCGAGTGGGCTACACatgatgtgtgtatgtctgtgagtgtgtgcaaTCAACATCACTTCACACATTCAACGTAGAGGATTTAGGTAAATATAGGTCCTATGTACACCATAGGTGCAAAAGACAAATAATTCAAAATAATTAGCTTCATGACTACTCTATTTATCTGAGTGTTGAATATAATAGATACGAGCCATGCATTTAGAGAGTTGGGACATTACAATAATTATTTAAAAaagtaaaagcattgtatttgggacgaatcattcactaaaccctaaacctcaactagatattgtaataaatcatgtggaaattgagcaagttgagaagaGTAAACTGCTTGGAGTCACCTTGGATTGTAAAACAGTCATGGTCAAAATATGTTGATGGAACAGTAGCTCCATTATGAAGCACATTAACAacgctatcaacaaggcaggtcctacaggtcctagtttgttttgtcgcacctggactactgtccgGTCGTgcggtcaggtgccacaaagagggatttaggaaaattacaattggcccagaacagggcagcacagctggcccttaaatgtacatggagagctaacattaatatgcatgtcaatctctcctggctcaaagtagaggtgagattgacttcatcagtacttgtatttgtgagaagtattgacatgttgaatgcaccgagctgtctgtctaaactactggcacacatctcagacacccatgcataccacacaagacatgccaacagaggtctcttcacagtgcccaagtccagaacagactatgggaggcgcacagtactacatagagccacgactacatggaactctatttcacATAAAGTAACttatgcaagcagtaaaatcagatttaaaaaaaacagataaaactaTGCCTTATGGAACAGCGTGGACTGTGAAGGGACAgacacacgcgtacacacacacataataacatACACACTCGTAcatatggattttgtgttgtagatatgtggtagtagagaaggcacacacttaatgtgttgtgaaatctgttgtgaaatgtaatgtaatggttTTAATTGTATGTAACTGTCTTCATTTtgctgaaccccaggaagagtagcagctgccttggcaagaactaatggggatccataataaatacaaataaatgggGAATATTTTTACTGTGTGTCAGGTCTGGTCTCTTGGTTGTACTGTGTGTGTCAGGTCTGGTCTCTTGGTTGTACTGTGTGTGTCAGGTCTGGTCTCTTGGTTGTACTGTGTGTGTCAGGACGGGTCTCCTGGTTCTaccgtgtgtgtgtcaggtctggTCTCCtggttgtactgtgtgtgtgtcaggtctggTCTCCTGGTTGTACTGTGTGTGTCAGGACGGGTCTCCTGGTTGTACCGTGTGTGTGTCAGGACGGGTCTCCTGGTTGTACTGTGTGTGTCAGGTCTGGTCTCTTGGTTGTACTGTGTGTGTCAGGTCTGGTCTCCtggttgtactgtgtgtgtgtcaggtctggTCTCCtggttgtactgtgtgtgtgtcaggtctggTCTCCTGGTTGTACTGTGTGTCAGGACGGGTCTCCTGGTTGTaccgtgtgtgtgtcaggtctggTCTCCtggttgtactgtgtgtgtgacaggtctgGTCTCCtggttgtactgtgtgtgtgtcaggactgGTCTCCtggttgtactgtgtgtgtgtcaggtctggTCTCTTGGTTGTACTGTGTGTGTCAGGTCTGGTCTCCTGGTTGTACTGTGTGTCAGGACTGGTCTCCtggttgtactgtgtgtgtgtcaggtctggTCTCCTGGTTGTACTGTGTGTGTCAGGTCTGGTCTCCTGGTTGTACTGTGTGTCAGGACTGGTCTCCtggttgtactgtgtgtgtgtcaggtctggTCTCCTGGTTGTACTGTGTGTGTCAGGACTGGTCTCCTGGTTGTACTGTGTGTGTCCGGTCTGGTCTCCTGGTTGTACTGTGTGTGTCAGGACTGGTCTCCtggttgtactgtgtgtgtgtcaggtctggTCTCCTGGTTGTACTGTGTGTGTCAGGACTGGTCTCCTGGTTGTACTGTGTGTGTCAGGACTGGTCTCCTGGTTGTACTGTGTGTGTCAGGACTGGTCTCCTGGTTGTACTGTGTGTGTCAGGACTGGTCTCCTGGTTGTACTGTGTGTGTCAGGACTAGTCTCCTGGTTGTCATAAGAAAGTATGGCACATAGAGAGAGTGGCAATAAATGTAACTGTAATAAATCTATAAATGTAAACAGCATAAATACCTAAATCCCTGCAATCTGTGAGCTTTGTAAGCAAAATAAAGGACATACCTGTTGAAATGAGCTGTGGTTCAAAGCGCTCTTCCTTTATCCCTGTTCTCCAAGTTAGAAAAACAGAGTCCAAAAAAACGAAAAGACTGAAGATACCAGTGAAGACCATGGGTAAAATGGTGAATATATAAGAGCAAAATGACCAATCAAGAAGATACCAGTGAATACCACAGGTAAAATGGTGAATATATAAGAACAAAATGACCAATCAAGAAACTCTGTGTTGGAAAGTCTATCTCTCTCTTGACATAATGAGTCACCTTCAGGTCTGCCTCCTGTCTACCTGTTTTTGGCTCCTCTAACTCATCCCTGTCTGCCTCGTGTCTTTGTCGGTGTGacacagtccctccctccctccctccctccctcccaccctctctctcctcttgtccctctattttccctccctccccctgtccccctctcttcctcccattctGCTGATCTAGACATTTGGCTAAGGCAAACTCTAACCAGGGctgaagtcacacacacacacacacacacgcgcacgcacgcacgcacgcacgcacacggcAATGTATACAATTTACATCTGTGCTAAATACATTATGTAAATAGCTACTGTACATGTACACTTAATCCATCTCTAGATAcaggtacatacatacatacaaagcAGCACTAGCACACCTACACACAATATGTATCCTTGACAACCTGTTTATTTCATGCAAAATTATTGTAGAATAAAACAACGTCAACAGTGACGTCAAACTCATGTAACCCGGACAAAATCCCAATGCGCCTTGTGTTGGTGTTTTAGGACAACAGTACCAAACGAGTGAGGCTTGGTCAGGCATCTTGTCGGTCGGCTGGTAGGTTACATTGTTGTCATATTACAACTGTATGCAGGTTAATATAGTATTCCATACCCTTTACTTT encodes:
- the si:dkey-6n21.13 gene encoding P2Y purinoceptor 3, yielding MTTTTMDAPALNDDIIVEGVHHLLNSFSVNPSLPPSCSIDESYKYIFLPLCYSFTFLFSISLNFIILWRSFRRTKRWNASLIYMVNLASTDFMYGLSLPFLVASYVMRDQWIFGDYMCRLVRFLFYFNLYCSIFFLTCISVHRYLGICYPMRTITLETKRAVKGTCVLVWGVVFALTCPIFRFAQTSHVMRGVGGEAMAITSNNTGTISSNGTGEVETYQNCWDDAIDKEFQDYVPYGIILHLLGFFLPFSIIAWCYSHVVLTIFRTLRSQPQSQRGRGEGGGGGGGRGGGMRGNGAGVVGGGRLQGGGEGMSIVLGAHSPYAHRRRKSIKTIITITLLFALCFFPFHVTRTIFLVLKVKKGVPCHTMTMVSMCYKITRPLASFNAWLNALLYFLTKEKGGGAPCCPPPDTTAANQHHGLLWPLRKLGRAGDEEEGGDRGEKGGMANNKGNNKETNKTAVHLFRGMTKSKVRYTVE